In Pseudomonas saudiphocaensis, one DNA window encodes the following:
- the hisS gene encoding histidine--tRNA ligase yields the protein MSKSLQAIRGMNDILPAQTPVWRYLESTFAQLLDSYGYSEIRLPIVEYTELFARGIGEGTDVVDKEMYTFLDRNEESLTLRPEGTASCVRAVLEHGLTGGGQVQKLWYTGPMFRYEKPQKGRYRQFHQIGVEVFNQPGPDVDAELIVLTARLWKQLGIGDAVTLQLNSLGSSEARATYRDALVAYLQQRFDQLDEDSQRRLTTNPLRILDSKNAQTQALLVDAPTLSDFLDEDSRVHFEGLRARLDAVGIAYEINPKLVRGLDYYGRTVFEWVTDKLGAQGTVCAGGRYDGLISQFGGKPTPGVGFAMGVERLVLMLETLGQVPEELNQPPHAYICAFGQPAELAALALAERMRDELPGLRLLVNAGGGSFKSQFKKADKSGARFALILGEDELAGRVVGCKPLRDDSEQQSIAWDALPERLAACLA from the coding sequence TTGAGCAAGTCCCTGCAAGCCATTCGTGGCATGAACGATATCCTGCCGGCGCAAACACCGGTCTGGCGTTACCTGGAAAGTACCTTTGCGCAATTGCTCGACAGCTATGGATACAGCGAGATCCGGCTGCCCATCGTCGAGTACACCGAGCTGTTTGCTCGCGGCATCGGTGAAGGCACCGACGTGGTCGACAAGGAGATGTACACCTTCTTGGATCGCAACGAGGAATCCCTCACGCTGCGCCCGGAAGGCACCGCCAGTTGCGTGCGCGCCGTGCTGGAACATGGTCTGACCGGCGGCGGTCAGGTGCAGAAGCTCTGGTATACCGGGCCGATGTTTCGTTACGAGAAGCCGCAGAAGGGGCGCTACCGGCAGTTCCACCAGATCGGTGTGGAAGTCTTCAACCAACCCGGGCCCGATGTCGATGCAGAGCTGATCGTGCTTACGGCGCGGCTATGGAAGCAGCTTGGCATCGGCGATGCCGTAACCCTGCAACTCAACAGCCTGGGCTCCAGCGAAGCGCGTGCGACTTATCGCGATGCATTGGTGGCCTATCTGCAACAGCGTTTCGACCAGCTCGATGAAGACAGTCAGCGCCGCTTGACCACCAACCCGCTGCGCATCCTCGACAGCAAGAATGCACAGACTCAGGCCCTGTTGGTGGATGCGCCGACGCTCAGTGATTTCCTCGACGAAGACTCGCGAGTGCATTTCGAAGGGCTCAGGGCGCGGCTCGATGCGGTCGGCATCGCCTACGAGATCAACCCCAAGCTGGTGCGTGGCCTGGATTACTACGGCCGCACCGTGTTCGAGTGGGTTACCGACAAACTGGGCGCACAAGGCACCGTGTGTGCCGGTGGCCGCTATGACGGGCTGATCAGCCAGTTTGGCGGCAAGCCGACTCCTGGCGTCGGCTTTGCCATGGGCGTTGAGCGTCTGGTGTTGATGCTGGAGACCCTTGGGCAAGTCCCCGAGGAGCTGAACCAGCCGCCGCATGCCTATATCTGCGCCTTTGGCCAGCCGGCTGAACTCGCTGCACTGGCGCTGGCCGAGCGCATGCGTGATGAGTTGCCAGGCCTGCGTCTGCTGGTGAACGCCGGTGGTGGCAGCTTCAAGAGCCAGTTCAAGAAGGCCGACAAGAGCGGCGCGCGGTTTGCGCTGATTCTGGGTGAGGACGAACTGGCCGGTCGCGTGGTAGGTTGCAAGCCGCTGCGTGACGACAGTGAACAACAAAGTATTGCCTGGGATGCTCTGCCCGAGCGCCTGGCTGCCTGTCTGGCTTGA
- the hscA gene encoding Fe-S protein assembly chaperone HscA has protein sequence MALLQIAEPGQSPKPHQRRLAVGIDLGTTNSLVAALRSGVTAPLADAAGEVILSSAVRYHADRVEVGRAAKQAASSDPLNTILSVKRLMGRGVGDVMQLGGQLPYRFSEGESQMPFIETVQGPKSPVEISAEILRALRERAEAVLGGELVGAVITVPAYFDDAQRQATKDAARLANLNVLRLLNEPTAAAVAYGLDRQAEGVVAIYDLGGGTFDISILRLTKGVFEVLATGGDTALGGDDFDHAIAGWILGQAGASADLAPGAQREVLKLACDAKERLTTEDTVELSYAGWQGVLTRDTFHDLIDPLIARSLKSCRRALRDSAVELDEVHAVVMVGGSTRVPRVRELVGEMFGREPLTDIDPDEVVAIGAAIQAETLAGNNRDGEELLLLDVIPLSLGLETMGGLMEKVIPRNTTIPVARAQEFTTYKDGQSAMMIHVLQGERELIADCRSLARFELRGIPPMVAGAAKIRVTFQVDADGLLSVSARELASGVEASIQVKPSYGLTDGEIARMLEDSFQKAGEDKAARALREQQVDAQRLLEAVEAALAVDGDRLLDEEERDAIKVQMQALRELLDSPDGIAIERQIKRLSQITDAFAARRLDSTVKAALAGRQLNDIEE, from the coding sequence ATGGCCTTACTTCAGATAGCTGAGCCCGGACAAAGCCCGAAACCCCACCAGCGCCGTCTGGCGGTCGGGATTGATCTGGGCACCACCAATTCCCTCGTGGCGGCACTGCGCAGTGGTGTAACCGCGCCGCTGGCTGATGCTGCTGGCGAGGTGATCCTGTCCTCGGCCGTGCGCTATCACGCCGATCGTGTCGAAGTTGGGCGGGCGGCCAAGCAGGCTGCGTCCAGTGACCCGCTGAACACCATCTTGTCGGTCAAGCGCCTGATGGGGCGTGGCGTTGGTGATGTCATGCAGCTGGGTGGCCAGCTACCGTATCGCTTCAGTGAAGGCGAGTCGCAGATGCCCTTCATCGAGACGGTGCAGGGGCCGAAAAGCCCGGTAGAAATCTCTGCCGAAATCCTCCGCGCTCTGCGTGAGCGTGCCGAGGCCGTCCTGGGTGGCGAGCTGGTCGGTGCGGTCATCACGGTTCCGGCCTATTTCGACGATGCCCAGCGACAGGCCACCAAGGATGCTGCGCGGCTGGCCAATCTCAATGTGCTGCGTTTGCTCAATGAGCCGACCGCTGCGGCGGTGGCCTATGGTCTCGACCGTCAGGCCGAAGGCGTAGTCGCCATCTACGACCTGGGCGGCGGAACCTTTGATATCTCCATTTTGCGTCTGACCAAAGGCGTCTTCGAAGTGCTGGCTACTGGCGGCGATACGGCTCTGGGTGGCGACGACTTCGATCATGCCATCGCTGGCTGGATCCTGGGGCAGGCTGGCGCTTCGGCTGACTTGGCGCCTGGGGCGCAGCGGGAAGTGCTCAAGCTGGCTTGCGATGCCAAAGAGCGGCTGACCACTGAAGACACAGTGGAGTTGAGCTACGCCGGCTGGCAGGGCGTGCTGACTCGCGACACCTTCCACGACCTGATTGATCCGCTTATCGCTCGCAGCCTCAAATCCTGCCGTCGTGCATTGCGCGATTCGGCAGTCGAGCTGGATGAGGTCCATGCGGTAGTGATGGTGGGCGGCTCGACTCGGGTTCCGCGAGTGCGCGAGTTGGTGGGTGAAATGTTTGGCCGCGAGCCGCTTACCGATATCGACCCTGATGAAGTGGTGGCCATTGGTGCGGCGATTCAGGCTGAAACCCTCGCCGGCAACAATCGCGACGGTGAAGAGTTGCTGTTGTTGGACGTGATCCCGCTGTCGCTGGGGCTGGAAACCATGGGTGGGCTGATGGAGAAGGTCATCCCACGCAACACCACCATTCCGGTCGCTCGTGCGCAGGAGTTCACCACTTATAAAGATGGCCAGTCGGCCATGATGATCCATGTGCTCCAGGGTGAGCGCGAATTGATCGCTGATTGCCGCTCACTGGCGCGTTTCGAATTGCGTGGCATACCGCCGATGGTAGCGGGTGCCGCGAAGATTCGTGTCACCTTCCAGGTCGATGCCGACGGGCTGCTCAGCGTATCCGCCCGAGAGTTGGCCTCGGGTGTCGAGGCGAGCATTCAGGTCAAGCCATCCTACGGCCTTACCGACGGCGAGATTGCGCGGATGCTGGAGGATTCCTTCCAGAAGGCTGGAGAAGACAAGGCCGCTCGGGCGCTACGCGAGCAGCAAGTCGACGCTCAGCGCCTGCTCGAAGCAGTCGAAGCCGCCCTGGCAGTTGATGGTGATCGCCTGCTTGATGAAGAGGAGCGTGATGCCATCAAGGTGCAGATGCAGGCCTTGCGAGAGCTGCTCGATAGTCCGGATGGCATTGCCATCGAGCGCCAGATCAAGCGCCTGAGCCAGATTACTGATGCCTTCGCTGCCCGCCGCCTGGACTCGACCGTCAAGGCTGCATTGGCCGGACGGCAGCTTAACGATATTGAGGAATGA
- the fdx gene encoding ISC system 2Fe-2S type ferredoxin yields MPQIVFLPHAEHCPEGAVVEAQAGETVLDVALRNGIHIEHACEKSCACTTCHVLIREGFASLEESDELEDDMLDKAWGLEPDSRLSCQAVVADADLVVEIPKYTINQVSEGH; encoded by the coding sequence ATGCCGCAGATAGTTTTCCTGCCACATGCAGAGCACTGCCCAGAAGGTGCGGTGGTGGAGGCCCAGGCCGGTGAGACCGTGCTGGATGTTGCATTGCGCAATGGCATCCATATTGAGCACGCCTGTGAGAAGTCCTGTGCCTGCACCACTTGTCATGTGTTGATTCGGGAGGGCTTTGCGTCGCTTGAAGAGTCCGACGAGCTGGAAGACGACATGCTCGACAAGGCATGGGGTCTGGAGCCCGACTCGCGGCTGTCCTGTCAGGCAGTGGTGGCGGATGCTGATCTTGTAGTCGAGATTCCCAAGTACACCATCAATCAGGTTTCCGAAGGCCATTGA
- the ispG gene encoding flavodoxin-dependent (E)-4-hydroxy-3-methylbut-2-enyl-diphosphate synthase — protein MHSESPIKRRPTRKIWVGNVPVGGDAPIAVQSMTNTETCDIEATVAQIQRLKDAGADIVRVSVPSMDAAEAFGKIRQRVQLPLVADIHFDHQIALRVAELGVDCLRINPGNIGREDRVRAVVDAARDRGIPIRIGVNAGSLEKDLQKKYGEPTPEALVESALRHVEHLDRLNFPDFKVSVKASDVFMAVAAYRLLAKEIEQPLHLGITEAGGLRSGTVKSAVGLGMLLAEGIGDTIRISLAADPVEEIKVGFDILKSLRLRSRGINFIACPSCSRQNFDVVKTMNELENRVEDLLVPMDVAVIGCIVNGPGEAKEAHIGLTGGTPNNLVYIDGKPAQKLTNENLVDELEQLIRRKAAEKAESDAALILRS, from the coding sequence ATGCACTCTGAGTCCCCCATCAAGCGTCGACCTACTCGCAAGATCTGGGTAGGCAACGTGCCGGTCGGCGGTGATGCGCCCATCGCCGTGCAAAGCATGACCAATACCGAAACCTGCGACATCGAGGCGACCGTCGCGCAGATCCAGCGGCTCAAGGATGCCGGTGCCGATATCGTGCGTGTCTCGGTGCCCTCAATGGACGCCGCGGAAGCCTTCGGCAAAATCCGCCAGCGGGTGCAGTTGCCACTGGTGGCGGATATCCATTTCGACCACCAGATCGCCCTGCGTGTGGCTGAGCTGGGTGTCGACTGCCTGCGCATCAACCCCGGCAACATTGGCCGCGAGGATCGCGTGCGCGCCGTGGTCGATGCCGCTCGGGACCGGGGTATTCCGATTCGCATCGGTGTTAACGCCGGTTCGCTGGAAAAGGATCTGCAAAAGAAATATGGCGAACCGACGCCCGAGGCGCTGGTCGAGTCTGCGCTGCGTCATGTTGAGCACCTGGATCGCCTGAATTTTCCCGACTTCAAGGTCAGCGTGAAGGCCTCCGACGTGTTTATGGCCGTCGCCGCGTACCGTCTGCTGGCCAAGGAAATCGAGCAGCCCCTGCATCTGGGTATCACCGAAGCCGGCGGCCTGCGCTCGGGCACGGTTAAGTCGGCCGTGGGCTTGGGCATGTTGTTGGCCGAGGGCATCGGCGACACCATTCGCATTTCGCTCGCCGCCGATCCGGTTGAAGAGATCAAGGTCGGCTTCGATATTCTCAAGTCGCTGCGGCTGCGTTCTCGCGGTATCAACTTCATCGCCTGTCCGAGCTGCTCGCGGCAGAATTTCGATGTGGTGAAAACCATGAACGAGCTGGAGAATCGCGTCGAAGACCTGTTGGTGCCGATGGATGTGGCGGTGATCGGCTGCATCGTCAACGGCCCGGGTGAAGCCAAGGAGGCGCATATCGGCCTCACCGGCGGTACTCCCAACAATCTCGTCTATATCGACGGCAAGCCGGCACAGAAACTGACCAACGAAAACCTGGTGGATGAGCTGGAGCAGCTGATTCGCCGCAAGGCTGCCGAGAAAGCCGAGAGCGATGCGGCACTGATCCTGCGCAGCTGA
- the ndk gene encoding nucleoside-diphosphate kinase, translating into MALQRTFSIIKPDAVAKNVIGEITTRFEKAGLRVVASKMVQLSEREAAGFYAEHSERGFFKDLVAFMTSGPVIVQVLEGENAIAKNRELMGATNPKEAAAGTIRADFAVSIDENAVHGSDSEASAAREIAYFFAETEVCARIR; encoded by the coding sequence ATGGCCCTGCAACGTACCTTCTCCATCATCAAGCCCGACGCTGTCGCCAAGAACGTCATCGGCGAAATCACCACCCGTTTCGAGAAGGCCGGCCTGCGCGTCGTCGCTTCCAAGATGGTTCAGCTGTCCGAGCGCGAAGCTGCTGGCTTCTACGCCGAGCACAGCGAGCGTGGCTTCTTCAAGGACCTGGTTGCCTTCATGACCTCCGGCCCGGTCATCGTTCAGGTGCTGGAAGGCGAAAACGCCATTGCCAAGAACCGTGAGCTGATGGGTGCCACCAACCCGAAAGAAGCCGCTGCAGGTACCATCCGTGCCGACTTCGCTGTATCCATCGACGAGAACGCCGTACACGGTTCCGACTCCGAAGCATCCGCTGCTCGTGAAATCGCCTACTTCTTCGCTGAAACCGAAGTTTGCGCGCGCATTCGCTGA
- the pilW gene encoding type IV pilus biogenesis/stability protein PilW: MTLRVALLLLLTGLMAGCVSSGSSDPLRTASGREQARDAYIQLGIGYLQQGEAARAKTPLRKALELDPASADANAALALVFQTEMEYKLADEHYRKALAGGNDARILNNYGSFLFEQKRYSEAMERFTRASEDNLYGERARVFQNMGMTALQLGQREQAETYFTRALRLDSRQPLALLELAMLAYEAKDYVPAKRYYDAFSSLSEQNARSLLLGTRLANIHQDRNQAASLGLQLQRLYPGTSEYQQFLSEQ; encoded by the coding sequence ATGACCTTGCGCGTTGCGCTGCTGCTTCTACTTACCGGCCTTATGGCCGGTTGTGTTTCTTCAGGCTCCAGCGATCCGCTGCGTACGGCGAGCGGTCGCGAGCAGGCACGTGACGCCTACATCCAGCTTGGCATCGGTTATCTGCAGCAGGGTGAAGCCGCGCGGGCCAAGACGCCGTTACGTAAAGCGCTTGAGTTGGACCCCGCCAGTGCCGATGCAAACGCGGCGCTGGCGCTGGTGTTCCAGACCGAGATGGAATACAAGCTTGCCGACGAGCACTACCGCAAGGCGCTCGCCGGTGGCAACGATGCGCGGATCCTGAACAACTATGGCAGCTTTCTGTTCGAGCAGAAGCGTTACTCCGAAGCCATGGAGCGGTTCACCAGGGCTTCCGAAGACAATCTGTACGGTGAGCGCGCGCGCGTGTTTCAGAACATGGGTATGACTGCCTTGCAGTTGGGCCAGCGTGAGCAGGCCGAGACCTACTTCACCCGAGCGCTGCGCCTCGATAGCCGCCAACCGCTCGCACTGCTGGAACTTGCCATGCTGGCTTATGAGGCCAAGGACTATGTCCCGGCGAAGCGTTATTACGACGCTTTCAGCAGCCTCTCCGAGCAAAACGCTCGCAGCTTGTTGCTGGGTACTCGCTTGGCCAATATCCATCAGGACCGCAATCAGGCCGCCAGCCTCGGGCTGCAACTGCAGCGGCTGTATCCGGGTACGTCTGAATACCAACAGTTTCTTTCGGAGCAATGA
- the iscX gene encoding Fe-S cluster assembly protein IscX: protein MSLKWVDVLDIAIELAEAKPDVDPRYVNFVQLHRWVTELPAFSDDPTRGGEKVLEAIQAAWIEEVE, encoded by the coding sequence ATGAGTCTTAAATGGGTCGATGTGCTTGATATCGCCATCGAGCTTGCAGAAGCCAAACCGGATGTGGATCCGCGCTACGTCAACTTCGTCCAGCTGCACCGCTGGGTGACCGAACTGCCGGCGTTTTCCGATGACCCGACACGGGGCGGCGAGAAAGTGCTTGAAGCCATTCAGGCGGCCTGGATAGAAGAGGTCGAGTAG
- the iscA gene encoding iron-sulfur cluster assembly protein IscA has protein sequence MAISMTTAAADHVRRSLEGRGKGVGVRLGVRTTGCSGLAYVLEFVDEVAAEDAVFDNHGVKVIIDPKSLVYLDGTELDFVREGLNEGFKFNNPNVRGECGCGESFNI, from the coding sequence ATGGCTATCAGCATGACGACTGCCGCTGCCGATCACGTGCGACGCTCTCTGGAAGGGCGTGGCAAGGGTGTTGGGGTGCGGCTGGGTGTGCGCACCACGGGCTGCTCCGGGCTCGCGTACGTGCTTGAGTTCGTCGATGAGGTGGCGGCCGAGGACGCGGTTTTCGATAACCATGGCGTCAAGGTCATCATCGATCCGAAGAGCCTGGTCTACCTTGACGGTACAGAACTCGATTTTGTCCGTGAGGGGCTTAACGAAGGCTTCAAGTTCAACAACCCTAACGTGCGTGGCGAATGCGGCTGCGGCGAGAGCTTCAACATCTGA
- a CDS encoding helix-turn-helix domain-containing protein encodes MTAPHPEAAASTAANPGETLRAAREEKGLAISAVAQQLNLTERSVSQIEAGDFSRLPGLTFARGYVRAYAKLLELDQNRLVNEFDHFTGSGAAASNIHSLGHIDEPGRLSRGVMRFFVFALILVVAGGALFWWQDQSSRSQPAPAVTTLDQIEVEAADGTTEIHLLERDEEPLELDQSESLDSQAEGAPAQEQPEPEQPGQAPAEEVEENLAAQQPPAVEPSVAETETVSPTPEPAPTPELASGEGRLTLTFTADCWTRVTDADGEVLYSALAKAGSSRTLVGKTPLDLHLGFAPGAQVNFNGEAVNLSAMTRGQTARLKLGQ; translated from the coding sequence ATGACCGCGCCACATCCTGAAGCAGCTGCCTCGACGGCTGCCAACCCTGGCGAGACGCTACGCGCCGCGCGTGAAGAGAAAGGCTTGGCAATTTCCGCGGTAGCTCAACAGCTCAATCTCACAGAGCGCTCTGTGAGCCAGATCGAAGCAGGTGATTTCAGCCGCCTGCCGGGTTTGACCTTTGCCCGTGGTTACGTGCGGGCCTATGCCAAGTTGTTGGAGTTGGACCAGAACCGCCTGGTAAACGAGTTCGACCACTTCACCGGTTCTGGCGCTGCGGCCAGCAATATCCACAGCCTTGGCCATATCGATGAGCCGGGTCGCCTGTCGCGTGGAGTGATGCGTTTTTTCGTTTTTGCACTGATCCTTGTCGTCGCCGGCGGGGCATTATTCTGGTGGCAGGATCAGTCCAGCCGCAGCCAGCCTGCTCCGGCCGTTACCACGCTCGACCAGATCGAGGTAGAAGCGGCGGACGGCACCACCGAAATACACCTGCTGGAGCGTGACGAGGAGCCGCTTGAGCTGGATCAGAGCGAGTCGCTCGATAGCCAGGCAGAAGGCGCGCCGGCCCAGGAGCAGCCCGAACCAGAGCAGCCGGGGCAGGCGCCAGCTGAAGAGGTAGAAGAGAACCTTGCTGCGCAGCAGCCCCCTGCTGTTGAACCCTCAGTGGCGGAAACCGAGACTGTTTCACCAACGCCAGAGCCGGCTCCAACCCCCGAACTTGCGTCGGGTGAAGGTCGTCTGACGCTGACCTTCACCGCTGACTGCTGGACGCGTGTAACCGATGCGGACGGTGAGGTGCTCTACAGCGCCTTGGCAAAGGCCGGCAGCAGCCGCACCCTGGTCGGCAAGACGCCGCTGGACCTGCATCTCGGCTTCGCGCCGGGTGCGCAGGTGAATTTCAACGGTGAAGCCGTCAATCTTTCTGCCATGACGCGTGGCCAGACTGCGCGTCTTAAGCTCGGACAGTAA
- the hscB gene encoding co-chaperone HscB: protein MGIPCHYALFDLQPAFDLDLDMLSSRYRELARKVHPDRFADGSEQEQRRAVEESANLNEAFQTLKSPSRRARYLLELQGQAMPLEATVQDPEFLLQQMHWREELEELHDEADVAGVMTFKARLKKAQQDISEAFSRIWQDPAQREEAERLVRRMQFLDKLSQEVRLLEERLDD from the coding sequence GTGGGTATTCCCTGTCACTACGCCCTGTTCGACTTGCAGCCGGCATTCGATCTTGATCTGGACATGCTGTCTTCGCGTTATCGCGAGCTGGCGCGCAAGGTTCATCCTGACCGCTTTGCCGATGGCAGCGAGCAGGAACAGCGGCGAGCGGTCGAAGAGTCGGCCAACCTGAACGAGGCCTTCCAGACCCTGAAGAGCCCTTCGCGGCGCGCCCGATACCTGCTTGAACTGCAGGGCCAGGCGATGCCGCTGGAGGCAACCGTCCAGGATCCCGAGTTCCTGCTGCAACAGATGCATTGGCGCGAAGAGTTGGAAGAGCTGCATGACGAAGCCGATGTGGCTGGTGTCATGACCTTCAAGGCTCGCCTGAAAAAAGCGCAGCAGGACATCAGTGAGGCTTTCTCTCGCATCTGGCAGGACCCTGCTCAGCGAGAGGAGGCCGAACGGCTAGTACGCCGCATGCAGTTTCTAGACAAACTGTCCCAGGAAGTGCGCCTGCTGGAAGAGCGCCTCGACGATTAA
- the rlmN gene encoding 23S rRNA (adenine(2503)-C(2))-methyltransferase RlmN yields the protein MIATTAKVNLLGLTQPQLEKFFESIGEKRFRAGQVMKWIHHFGVDDFDAMSNIGKALREKLKASAEIRGPEVVSEDISSDGTRKWVVRVASGSCVETVYIPQNGRGTLCVSSQAGCALDCSFCSTGKQGFNSDLTAAEIIGQVWIANKSFGTVPAKIDRAITNVVMMGMGEPLLNFDNVVAAMNLMMDDLGYGISKRKVTLSTSGVAPMIDRLGEVIDVSLALSLHAPNDELRNQLVPINKKYPLAVVLNACRNYVSRLGEKRVLTVEYTLLKGVNDQPEHAEQMIPLLAGIPCKINLIPFNPFPHSGYERPSNNAIRRFQDILQKAGHNVTVRTTRGEDIDAACGQLVGQVMDRTRRSERYIAVRELQSESGAAPVATNRS from the coding sequence ATGATTGCCACGACTGCCAAAGTCAATCTTCTGGGGCTGACCCAGCCTCAGCTGGAGAAGTTCTTCGAGTCGATCGGGGAGAAGCGCTTTCGTGCCGGTCAGGTGATGAAATGGATTCACCACTTTGGCGTCGATGATTTCGACGCCATGAGCAACATCGGCAAGGCCTTGCGCGAAAAGCTCAAGGCCTCTGCCGAGATTCGCGGGCCTGAAGTGGTCAGCGAAGACATTTCCAGCGACGGCACCCGTAAATGGGTGGTTCGTGTCGCTTCTGGCAGCTGTGTCGAAACCGTCTATATCCCGCAGAACGGCCGCGGAACCCTGTGCGTTTCCTCCCAGGCTGGCTGTGCGTTGGACTGCAGTTTCTGTTCGACCGGCAAGCAAGGCTTCAACAGCGATCTGACTGCTGCCGAAATCATCGGTCAGGTCTGGATTGCGAATAAGTCTTTCGGCACCGTCCCGGCCAAGATCGACCGCGCCATCACCAACGTGGTGATGATGGGCATGGGCGAGCCGCTGCTCAATTTCGACAACGTGGTTGCCGCCATGAATCTCATGATGGACGACCTCGGCTACGGCATTTCCAAGCGCAAGGTGACCCTGTCGACCTCAGGCGTGGCGCCGATGATCGACCGCCTGGGCGAGGTGATCGATGTCTCTCTGGCGCTGTCGCTGCATGCTCCCAACGACGAGCTGCGCAACCAGTTGGTGCCGATCAACAAGAAGTACCCGCTGGCCGTCGTACTGAACGCGTGCCGCAATTACGTCTCACGGCTCGGCGAAAAACGCGTGCTGACCGTCGAGTACACCCTGCTTAAGGGCGTCAACGACCAGCCCGAACATGCCGAGCAGATGATCCCGCTTCTTGCGGGTATTCCCTGCAAGATCAATCTGATTCCCTTCAATCCCTTCCCTCATTCCGGTTATGAGCGGCCCAGCAACAATGCGATCCGCCGATTTCAGGACATCCTGCAGAAAGCCGGGCACAATGTGACCGTGCGTACCACTCGTGGTGAGGATATCGATGCAGCCTGCGGCCAGTTGGTCGGGCAGGTGATGGATCGTACACGCCGAAGCGAGCGTTACATCGCTGTGCGTGAGTTGCAGTCCGAGTCTGGTGCGGCGCCTGTTGCTACGAATCGATCCTGA
- the iscU gene encoding Fe-S cluster assembly scaffold IscU, with the protein MAYSDKVIDHYENPRNVGKFDAEDPSVGTGMVGAPACGDVMRLQIKVNEQGVIEDAKFKTYGCGSAIASSSLATEWMKGKTLEEAETIKNTQLAEELALPPVKIHCSVLAEDAIKAAVRDYREKKGLSKA; encoded by the coding sequence ATGGCATACAGTGATAAGGTCATCGACCACTACGAAAACCCCCGTAACGTCGGCAAGTTCGACGCCGAGGATCCTTCTGTCGGTACCGGCATGGTCGGCGCGCCGGCCTGTGGCGACGTGATGCGACTGCAGATCAAGGTCAACGAGCAGGGTGTCATCGAAGACGCCAAGTTCAAGACCTACGGCTGTGGTTCGGCCATCGCCTCCAGCTCCCTCGCCACCGAGTGGATGAAAGGCAAGACGCTGGAAGAAGCCGAAACCATCAAGAACACACAGCTTGCCGAAGAGCTGGCCCTGCCGCCGGTGAAGATTCACTGTTCGGTACTGGCCGAGGACGCTATCAAGGCGGCCGTGCGGGATTACCGCGAGAAGAAAGGCCTGTCCAAGGCATAA